In a genomic window of Chrysemys picta bellii isolate R12L10 chromosome 1, ASM1138683v2, whole genome shotgun sequence:
- the SPIC gene encoding transcription factor Spi-C gives MNYSDQDILGQAFEDALEVLQQHSDGEIQYSPDYKNCPTLINHHPHLRASPNYSAAPPTEEPVYNWRNVINSATDLYSEGTVYHTLSNIPENQVMHTTASQQKGGKGRKKLRLFEYLHESLCDPDMANCIQWVDKPHGVFQFVSKNKEKLAELWGERKGNRKVMTYQKMARALRNYGRTGEIIKIRRKLTYQFSAAVLQRLSPSYFLGKETVYCQYLQYNQEYQCSDDWITYNNYMYNNDHELQHANG, from the exons ATG AATTATTCTGACCAAGACATATTGGGTCAAGCCTTTGAAGATGCCTTAGAGGTGTTACAGCAACATTCTGATGGTGAGATTCAGTATTCACCAg ATTATAAAAATTGCCCGACCTTAATCAACCACCATCCTCACCTCAGAGCAAGTCCAAACTACTCTGCAGCACCACCTACAGAGGAACCAGTATACAACTGGAGAAATGTAATA AATAGTGCAACAGATTTATATTCTGAAGGAACTGTTTACCACACTCTGTCGAATATTCCAGAAAACCAAGTGATGCATACTACTGCTAGCCAGCAAAAAGGAGGGAAAG GGAGAAAAAAGCTTCGCCTGTTTGAATATCTTCATGAGTCTCTGTGTGACCCAGATATGGCAAACTGCATCCAGTGGGTGGATAAACCCCATGGTGTCTTCCAGTTTGTTTCCAAAAACAAGGAGAAActtgcagagctgtggggggaaagaaagggaaaCCGCAAGGTCATGACATACCAGAAAATGGCCAGAGCATTGAGGAACTATGGAAGAACAGGGGAAATCATTAAAATCCGAAGGAAGCTGACATATCAGTTCAGTGCAGCTGTTTTACAAAGACTCTCCCCGTCTTACTTCCTGGGAAAAGAAACAGTTTATTGTCAGTATCTTCAGTACAATCAAGAATACCAGTGTTCAGACGACTGGATCACTTATAATAATTACATGTATAACAATGACCATGAGCTGCAGCATGCTAACGGCTAA